In Hymenobacter gelipurpurascens, one DNA window encodes the following:
- a CDS encoding putative quinol monooxygenase, which yields MKALYRCLFLLLPAGLLALAASSPAAALRPPSNQLVRLAKLEIYPAQLVCYKAALKEEIENSLRLEPGVLTLYAVSEKANPCRITILEIYASTAAYQAHLLTPHFLKYKNGTTEMVKSLELVETVPLVPTVKVK from the coding sequence ATGAAAGCACTTTACCGCTGCCTGTTTCTACTTCTTCCGGCGGGACTGCTGGCGCTGGCAGCGAGCAGCCCTGCGGCCGCCCTGCGGCCGCCGAGCAATCAGCTTGTGCGGCTGGCCAAGCTGGAAATTTATCCTGCGCAGCTAGTGTGCTACAAGGCTGCTCTAAAGGAGGAAATTGAGAATTCACTGCGACTGGAGCCCGGTGTGCTAACGTTGTACGCAGTGTCGGAGAAGGCCAACCCGTGCCGCATTACCATTCTGGAAATATACGCCAGCACAGCGGCCTACCAGGCCCATTTGCTCACGCCCCACTTCCTGAAGTACAAGAACGGCACCACCGAAATGGTCAAGTCGCTGGAGCTCGTTGAGACGGTGCCGCTGGTGCCCACCGTGAAGGTGAAGTAA